Proteins co-encoded in one Candidatus Margulisiibacteriota bacterium genomic window:
- a CDS encoding amino acid adenylation domain-containing protein — MTGLSDISILTPEEKKRILEDFNKETIGFREEKTLAQIFIEQVQKAPEATALIVQGHIYSYQELNRQANRLAHLLIKQGVTSGSIVPLLMDYSLEMIVAVLAVWKAGGAYLPVDINFPEKRITQMLRQSKCQVVILQDKKLYNNEVFEGFNFIEVKESDTLTASDLESRSKSTDLAYVIFTSGSTGEPKGVMLEHRGVVSVLEVWKNIYELEKIPAIILQFSAFAHDVFTGNLAKTILCGGTLVLCTSEERHNYAFMYKAFSEARVNMLDATPALITNFLDYIRDNLLTDDSLKWIIMGSDICPPEDFFKTVKHYQGKARVFNSYGVTEATIYSSHYEGSLKDDKSANIPIGKPFPNQQFYILGQDLQIIPIGAGGDLYIGGTGLARGYLENEALTVEKFKDNPFKTGQRLYKTGDKARWTSEGVVEFLGRDDFQIKLLGYRVECSEIENYLLKYPEIKKVCVLPATDKKTLKAFYVAENELSREELKQFLQGYLPAYMLPKIFIRIEQLPLNTNGKVDRQALMKTSELIEADNQKIITQPENEFQQKILDIWKQVIKKQNIGIDDDFFDLGGDSMDAINLISRLEKLELKCTITDIYQYKKIKDFADYFQRKNKHNIPTLTSDTSTASLLLQPDDRLLNELQNLREQEINFYNKLLQGGTGNVYPFSFFYVFDGDFFERTYFVQYLIFNEEVDKPRLNQAVNNLFVSQPLLRSILVNEDGRFFKQEYNPVQDLQIPGLDLSGYEPALTSGFLYQVLPAYYTKQDRLRVFPFRILLVRIKAEEYWLIFLMDESIHDTYGEDIIKKEILDVYNNIQKVTTKRKSYQDFILEKTSGYRKLTPIQIMEYFELEKISEAIKEFNVMLNRQVKKEAGSYRFLLNDTLPEKFNLWEKSVIALFKFCKKFMPVNKLPLLVVHDCRAYDYEAYSQTIGGFTDSVPVLLDLTEDDPEIVITKLKQQLKLASEYKIHFETLLFNPDIPNEYKQLQGLLKQGVGDITKTQSLFLFHYYGHYSEVTNFELNQDKTNSIPRWL; from the coding sequence ATGACCGGACTGAGCGACATTTCCATACTGACACCTGAAGAAAAAAAGAGAATACTGGAAGATTTCAACAAAGAAACAATAGGCTTTCGGGAAGAGAAAACTCTGGCTCAAATTTTTATCGAACAGGTACAAAAAGCTCCCGAAGCAACCGCCTTAATAGTACAGGGCCATATTTACAGTTATCAGGAACTTAACCGGCAAGCGAATCGTCTGGCTCATTTACTTATCAAACAAGGTGTTACGTCAGGTTCAATTGTGCCGCTACTAATGGATTACAGTTTGGAAATGATTGTCGCTGTTCTCGCTGTCTGGAAAGCCGGCGGTGCTTATTTGCCAGTGGACATCAACTTTCCAGAAAAAAGAATCACACAGATGCTGCGGCAAAGCAAATGTCAGGTTGTTATTTTGCAGGACAAAAAGTTATATAACAACGAAGTTTTTGAGGGCTTTAATTTTATTGAGGTTAAGGAAAGCGATACTCTGACTGCCTCAGATCTTGAAAGCAGAAGTAAAAGCACAGATTTGGCTTATGTAATCTTCACTTCAGGATCAACAGGAGAGCCCAAAGGCGTAATGCTCGAACATAGAGGCGTTGTAAGCGTCCTGGAGGTTTGGAAAAATATTTATGAGCTGGAGAAAATCCCGGCTATAATTTTACAGTTTTCTGCTTTTGCCCACGATGTGTTTACCGGCAATTTGGCAAAAACTATTCTTTGCGGAGGCACGCTGGTGCTCTGTACCTCCGAAGAACGACATAATTACGCCTTTATGTACAAGGCTTTTTCAGAGGCCCGGGTAAATATGCTGGATGCCACTCCGGCGCTGATAACAAATTTTCTGGACTACATCAGGGATAATCTGCTCACGGATGATAGCCTCAAATGGATAATCATGGGCTCGGATATTTGCCCGCCGGAAGATTTTTTCAAAACAGTTAAGCACTATCAGGGAAAAGCCCGGGTCTTCAATAGTTATGGGGTTACCGAAGCTACAATTTACAGTTCACATTATGAGGGTTCATTAAAAGATGACAAGTCGGCAAATATTCCGATCGGCAAACCGTTCCCCAATCAGCAGTTTTATATATTAGGCCAGGATTTGCAGATAATACCTATCGGAGCAGGAGGCGACCTCTATATTGGCGGAACAGGTTTAGCCCGCGGATATCTGGAAAATGAAGCGCTGACCGTGGAAAAGTTCAAGGACAATCCGTTCAAAACCGGACAAAGGCTATATAAAACCGGGGATAAAGCCAGATGGACTTCTGAGGGCGTGGTGGAATTTTTGGGTCGGGATGATTTTCAGATAAAGCTGTTGGGATACAGAGTGGAATGTTCGGAAATTGAAAATTACCTGCTGAAATATCCTGAAATTAAAAAAGTTTGTGTTTTGCCCGCTACTGATAAGAAAACCTTAAAAGCCTTTTACGTGGCAGAAAATGAACTAAGCCGGGAAGAACTGAAACAGTTTTTGCAGGGATATTTGCCGGCCTATATGTTGCCTAAGATTTTTATCAGAATTGAGCAACTACCGTTAAACACTAATGGTAAGGTAGACAGGCAGGCATTAATGAAAACAAGTGAGTTGATTGAAGCTGACAATCAAAAAATAATTACTCAGCCTGAAAACGAATTTCAGCAGAAAATTCTGGATATCTGGAAACAGGTTATTAAAAAACAGAATATCGGAATAGACGATGATTTTTTTGACCTGGGCGGGGATTCGATGGATGCCATAAATCTTATTTCCCGCCTGGAAAAGTTGGAACTGAAATGCACCATTACGGATATTTATCAGTATAAGAAAATTAAAGATTTTGCTGATTATTTTCAAAGGAAGAACAAACACAATATCCCGACATTAACTTCAGATACAAGCACTGCTTCATTGCTGCTGCAACCTGATGATCGTCTGCTAAACGAATTGCAGAACTTGCGTGAACAGGAAATAAATTTTTATAACAAACTGCTTCAAGGCGGGACGGGAAATGTTTATCCATTTTCCTTTTTTTACGTCTTTGACGGTGATTTTTTTGAGCGTACTTATTTTGTACAGTATCTGATTTTTAACGAAGAAGTGGATAAGCCCAGATTAAATCAGGCAGTTAATAATCTATTTGTTTCCCAGCCGTTACTTAGAAGTATTCTCGTAAATGAAGACGGGAGATTTTTCAAACAGGAATATAATCCGGTGCAGGACCTGCAAATTCCCGGCCTTGATTTATCCGGCTATGAACCGGCCTTGACTTCCGGATTTTTATATCAGGTACTTCCGGCTTATTATACCAAACAGGACCGCTTGAGGGTTTTCCCGTTCCGGATTTTGCTGGTAAGAATAAAAGCCGAAGAATACTGGCTGATTTTTTTAATGGATGAATCAATCCATGATACCTATGGGGAGGATATAATTAAAAAAGAAATCCTTGATGTTTATAATAATATCCAAAAAGTTACAACAAAACGCAAATCTTATCAGGATTTTATTCTGGAAAAAACAAGCGGTTACAGGAAATTAACTCCCATTCAGATAATGGAATATTTTGAGCTGGAAAAGATATCGGAAGCTATAAAAGAGTTTAATGTAATGCTTAACCGGCAGGTAAAAAAAGAAGCAGGCAGCTATCGGTTTTTGCTGAATGACACATTGCCGGAGAAATTTAATTTGTGGGAGAAATCTGTTATTGCGCTTTTCAAATTCTGTAAAAAATTTATGCCTGTTAACAAACTGCCCCTGCTGGTTGTGCATGATTGCAGGGCTTATGATTATGAGGCTTACAGCCAAACTATCGGCGGATTTACAGACTCGGTTCCCGTGCTTTTGGACCTGACCGAGGATGATCCGGAAATAGTAATTACGAAGCTGAAACAACAGTTAAAGCTGGCCTCAGAATACAAAATCCATTTTGAAACACTGCTTTTTAATCCGGATATTCCGAATGAATATAAACAGCTGCAGGGCCTTTTAAAACAGGGTGTGGGAGATATTACCAAAACGCAGTCGCTTTTTCTTTTTCATTATTACGGTCATTACAGCGAGGTGACGAATTTTGAACTTAATCAGGACAAAACAAACAGCATACCGCGCTGGTTA
- a CDS encoding non-ribosomal peptide synthetase, which yields MTRDINKLELISETEKRKILLEFNNTSEAFPEDKTIQELIEEQVSKKPEQIAVDTGINSITYGQLNKKANQMARLLRDNGVGRNVLVGIYLKRSEGMIVAVLAILKAGGAYVPLDTNFPKARLEQLVRSVKYVITSTELEQQIKSIQQETNVMIFSEAENYTAENLAINNSAEDLAYVIFTSGTSGIPKGVTMTHGPAINVIDWVNKTFQVNSADKLLFITSLSFDLSVYDILGILAAGATIRLASEEEIGTPSLILEIINDEQISFWDSTPATFAQLLPFMETKKAQNTSLRLVFLSGDRIPLTLADKIREVFVNAQIIALGGATEAAIWSNYFPINNIEKDWIGIPYGKPIQNAHYYILDNELHLCPIGVPGDLYIGGKCLAKGYWNDSQLTTEKFINNPYVQGEIIYKTGDMARWWPDGNMEFLGRQDSQIKLRGYRIECKDIENATLKQEQIKEALVVTVKSNLQEVERLCLFVVTSADIGADEIRQKLLYELPEYMVPAKIVVLEKIPLTLTGKIDRQFLEKMAIEYDSVKAVGYKPPQTETEQILANIWQQVFTREKVGINDDFFELGGDSLNGIRIIAKMEEKGLYCNLADIYYYRNIRLLSDYLTSINPSSKSKNKVEIKIKDQMESVPQILASIRAQETEYFNSIISGNVVKEYSNPVLPMLLKDHIRQMYWASFILFKDNFNVNLLKKALLRLLKEQGLLRCVLINENEFCGWREFETPENISIPYIDLSMYGEDTIADFLKNVLSTYYQKNDRFKNFPFRVLLLKANSRETYLIYLLSEAIDDQYGEDIVRHSILNDYYAVSPKNISTLIKGYDEYFQILKYGPRGISSEDISKKFELQKMAEASEQLRKNVQQKILDGQSRFLFDITLPAMFDGDKWETGISLLQQFCQKYVNISNLPVWILHDCRNFQDGSFLNTVGGDFIDYVPAVLNLDQKTAREQANYFKQQLDLASAYQLNFFHLFMNDNFSEKFGGVRKLLQSCIGDVNSSRSIFLYRFNAHFDDIKSYEVIDQHQYFDINQYPDYLTRYGRGFYFYINFRQNIIHLELHVPFQIEEQALRAFFTDAVEKLQEHSKP from the coding sequence ATGACTAGAGACATAAACAAACTTGAACTGATAAGCGAAACGGAAAAAAGGAAAATCCTTTTGGAGTTCAATAATACGTCAGAGGCTTTTCCAGAAGACAAAACAATCCAGGAACTGATTGAAGAGCAGGTTTCAAAAAAGCCGGAGCAAATAGCCGTGGATACCGGAATAAACTCTATAACCTATGGCCAGCTAAACAAGAAGGCCAATCAAATGGCCAGGCTTCTTCGGGATAATGGTGTGGGGCGAAATGTTTTGGTCGGTATTTACTTGAAACGTAGTGAGGGAATGATCGTGGCAGTGCTGGCAATATTAAAAGCCGGAGGCGCTTATGTGCCTCTGGACACAAATTTCCCCAAGGCGCGCCTGGAACAACTTGTTCGGTCTGTAAAATATGTGATAACAAGCACTGAACTTGAGCAACAGATTAAGAGTATACAGCAAGAGACAAATGTCATGATTTTTTCTGAAGCTGAAAACTATACTGCTGAAAATTTAGCCATAAACAATTCAGCAGAAGACCTGGCATATGTTATTTTTACTTCCGGAACATCCGGGATACCCAAAGGTGTAACAATGACCCACGGCCCGGCAATAAACGTCATTGACTGGGTGAATAAAACATTTCAAGTAAACAGCGCGGACAAGCTGCTTTTCATAACTTCCCTGAGCTTTGACCTGTCCGTATATGACATATTGGGAATTTTGGCCGCTGGAGCTACAATCCGCCTGGCCAGTGAAGAGGAAATCGGTACACCTAGCCTGATTTTGGAAATTATTAATGATGAACAGATCAGCTTCTGGGATTCGACGCCCGCTACCTTTGCGCAACTGTTGCCATTTATGGAGACAAAAAAGGCACAAAATACTTCTTTGCGTCTGGTATTTCTGAGCGGCGACCGAATACCTTTAACCTTGGCGGACAAGATCAGGGAAGTATTTGTAAATGCTCAGATAATTGCTCTGGGTGGAGCAACAGAAGCAGCAATCTGGTCCAATTACTTCCCCATTAATAATATTGAAAAAGACTGGATCGGTATACCTTATGGCAAACCTATACAAAACGCTCATTATTATATTTTGGATAACGAACTTCATTTGTGCCCGATTGGTGTACCTGGAGATTTATATATCGGTGGTAAATGTCTGGCCAAAGGTTACTGGAATGATTCACAACTAACAACGGAAAAGTTCATCAATAATCCGTATGTTCAGGGAGAAATAATTTATAAAACCGGAGACATGGCCAGATGGTGGCCGGACGGGAATATGGAATTTTTGGGCAGGCAAGACAGCCAGATTAAACTAAGAGGGTATCGCATAGAATGCAAAGACATAGAAAACGCCACTCTGAAACAGGAACAGATTAAAGAAGCGCTGGTAGTAACCGTAAAAAGTAATTTACAGGAAGTCGAGCGGTTATGTTTGTTTGTTGTAACTTCAGCCGATATTGGGGCTGACGAAATCAGGCAGAAGTTGTTATATGAACTTCCTGAATATATGGTGCCGGCCAAGATCGTCGTCCTAGAAAAAATACCGCTTACTCTGACAGGTAAAATTGACAGACAGTTTCTGGAAAAAATGGCCATAGAATATGATTCTGTAAAAGCAGTCGGATATAAACCACCCCAGACGGAAACCGAACAAATTTTGGCAAATATCTGGCAGCAAGTATTTACCAGGGAAAAAGTAGGAATAAACGATGATTTTTTTGAGCTGGGAGGTGACTCACTGAACGGTATCAGGATTATAGCCAAAATGGAAGAAAAGGGGCTGTATTGTAATTTGGCAGACATTTATTATTACCGCAATATCAGGCTTCTATCTGATTATTTGACTAGCATCAACCCTTCTTCTAAATCGAAAAACAAGGTTGAAATCAAAATTAAAGACCAAATGGAAAGTGTCCCGCAAATCCTGGCATCGATCAGAGCTCAAGAAACCGAGTATTTTAACAGTATTATCAGCGGAAATGTTGTAAAAGAATATTCCAATCCAGTTTTGCCGATGTTATTAAAAGATCATATTCGACAGATGTACTGGGCATCATTTATATTATTTAAAGATAATTTTAATGTTAATTTGTTAAAAAAGGCTTTGCTTAGGCTCTTGAAAGAACAGGGCTTGCTGCGGTGTGTTTTGATCAATGAAAATGAGTTTTGCGGTTGGCGGGAATTTGAAACCCCGGAAAATATTTCTATTCCTTATATTGATTTGTCTATGTATGGAGAGGACACTATTGCGGATTTTTTGAAAAACGTACTTTCCACCTATTATCAAAAAAATGACCGTTTTAAGAATTTTCCATTCCGTGTTCTGCTTTTAAAGGCTAATTCGCGTGAGACCTATTTGATATATTTGCTGAGCGAAGCCATTGATGACCAGTATGGGGAAGATATTGTACGACATAGTATTTTAAATGATTACTATGCAGTCTCCCCTAAAAACATATCAACTTTAATAAAAGGTTATGATGAGTATTTCCAGATTTTGAAATATGGGCCACGGGGCATTTCCAGTGAAGATATCAGCAAAAAATTTGAGCTGCAAAAAATGGCTGAGGCCTCGGAACAGCTCAGAAAAAATGTACAGCAAAAAATATTAGACGGCCAGTCCCGCTTTTTGTTTGACATAACCCTGCCAGCTATGTTTGATGGCGATAAATGGGAGACAGGAATTAGTTTGCTACAGCAGTTTTGCCAAAAGTATGTAAATATTTCCAATCTGCCGGTCTGGATACTACATGACTGCCGTAATTTCCAAGATGGCTCCTTTTTAAATACAGTCGGTGGGGATTTCATTGATTATGTTCCGGCAGTATTAAATCTGGATCAAAAAACTGCCCGTGAGCAGGCAAACTATTTTAAACAGCAACTTGATCTGGCCAGCGCTTATCAGTTAAATTTTTTCCATCTGTTTATGAATGATAATTTTTCAGAAAAATTTGGAGGAGTACGCAAGTTACTGCAGAGCTGCATAGGTGATGTGAATAGCTCAAGATCAATATTTTTGTACCGTTTTAACGCACATTTTGATGACATAAAAAGTTATGAGGTTATAGATCAGCATCAATATTTTGATATTAATCAGTATCCGGATTACCTGACCCGTTATGGCAGAGGATTTTATTTTTACATAAACTTCAGACAGAATATAATTCATTTGGAATTGCATGTTCCATTTCAGATAGAGGAACAGGCGCTGAGGGCCTTTTTTACAGATGCAGTTGAAAAATTGCAGGAGCATTCAAAACCATGA